ACTAACCGCGATCATTACCTAAACCTGCCGGATTTTTACCAACGTAAACGCGATTTATTTTGCCAGTTACTGCAGGATACCCGGTTTACATTTCAACCATCAACGGGCACGTATTTTCAACTGGTGAGTTACGAAAACATTACCAGCGAAAAGGATCAGGATTTTGCCCGCCGGTTAACTACCGACATTGGGGTAGCCGCTATTCCTATTTCGGTATTTTACCAACAGCAAACCGACCACGGCCTACTGCGCTTTTGCTTCGCTAAAAACGAGGAAACCTTACGAGCGGCGGCTCAAAAGCTGCAGAATTTATAAGCTCAGAAGTATTTAATTAAATAATTTCACCCACAACTTTTTTAATTCGGCAAAAAGAAAATTTTTAAAAAATTAACGCAACAACATGCCTGATTTACGGATTACCCTTATTCAAACGCCTTTGCAGTGGCACGACCGGGCTTTTAACCTGGAAATGCTAGCCCACAAAATCGAGGAAATAACGGAACCTACCGATTTAATTATATTGCCCGAAATGTTTACCACCGGTTTTTCGATGCAAGCGCCGGAACTTGCCGAGTCCATGCAAGGCCCTAGCCTACATTGGCTGCAAAACATGGCGAAAGCCACCGGAGCCGTTATTACGGGTAGTTTAATTGTAATGGATAAGGACAATTACTATAATCGGCTTATCTGGATGCAGCCGGATGGAAGATACACCTATTACGACAAAAAGCATTTGTTCCGGATAGCCGGGGAAACGGAAGTGTATGCACCGGGTACCGACAAGTTAATTGTTGAATTAAACGGTTTAAAAATTTGTCCGTTGATTTGCTACGATTTACGGTTTCCGGTGTGGAGCCGCAACGTGCAAAACCAGTACGATGTGTTGCTCTACGTAGCCAATTGGCCCGCCAAAAGAAACATTGCCTGGAAAACGCTCTTGGCTGCCCGCGCCATTGAAAATGTAGCTTATGTGGTGGGCGTTAACCGCATCGGCGAAGACGATAACGGCCACCAATATTCCGGCGATTCTATGGTTATCAATTACAAAGGCGATATTTTATTTAATGCCGCCGATGAAGCAATTACCCAAACCATAACTTTAAGCCAACAAGAACTAATGGATTTCCGGCAAAGCTTCCCGACTCACCTGGATGCGGATGCTTTTAGATTAGAGTAATGGGAGAGCTTACTTACTAACTTCCGAAAAAAAGCGTTCCAGGTGCGCTATTAAGGTACTATCATCTGGATTTTTTAAAAAATTTAAATTTTGCCGGTTACTAAAAAGGCGTTCTAACCGGGTATGTGGGCCTTGCAGCACTACCTGGGTATTTTCCTGCCGTCGAATCAGAATTTCAGCTAAAGGTAAAACTGCCCCTAACGGCTCTTCGGTATCAACAATATTAAAATAAACGGCGCATTTATCCGCGGCTGCTACTACCTGGTTAACTTGCGCCATT
The sequence above is a segment of the Adhaeribacter swui genome. Coding sequences within it:
- a CDS encoding amidohydrolase; translation: MPDLRITLIQTPLQWHDRAFNLEMLAHKIEEITEPTDLIILPEMFTTGFSMQAPELAESMQGPSLHWLQNMAKATGAVITGSLIVMDKDNYYNRLIWMQPDGRYTYYDKKHLFRIAGETEVYAPGTDKLIVELNGLKICPLICYDLRFPVWSRNVQNQYDVLLYVANWPAKRNIAWKTLLAARAIENVAYVVGVNRIGEDDNGHQYSGDSMVINYKGDILFNAADEAITQTITLSQQELMDFRQSFPTHLDADAFRLE